The following coding sequences lie in one Alloacidobacterium dinghuense genomic window:
- a CDS encoding efflux transporter outer membrane subunit has protein sequence MRSLLQSTVQLRLRDLSLIGSGLLLSSLLVACTPGPKYHAPAPPAPTAKSYKESTINFQDANGWKVASPQDGMLRGKWWEIFHDEELNGYEEQLDVNNQNIKQSFENLMAARALIREARAQYWPTVTAGASWNRSKTSGNLTHSSTANAGFTSSTWSLPLDVSWTPDFFGKIRNEVREAQNAAQVSAADLENEKLIEQATLAETYFQLRGQDALEKVLNDTVESDKKALELNKTLYETGINDYLSVAAAESTLKSAESAALNVGVTRAQFEHAIATLLGKPASDFSIAVKPLLIVPPPIPTGVPSQLLERRPDVAATERTIAQANATIGIGYGAFFPSVTLSAAGGFESSTFQHWFDWPSRFWSIGPSFSQLIYDGGLYRATLHQYQATYNADVAIYRQTTLTAFQQVEDYLAATRILSQQIIKQHEAVDAAQTTLDLETERFRTGIDPYIDVTTAQVTLLSDQESLVTLQIQEAVASIELIQALGGGWDESQLPTPAQLSAKPAKTDYEIQR, from the coding sequence GTGAGATCGCTTCTCCAAAGTACAGTTCAGTTACGACTTCGTGATCTATCGTTGATCGGCAGTGGCCTCTTGTTATCTTCCCTGTTAGTTGCCTGCACTCCAGGGCCTAAATATCACGCTCCTGCTCCGCCCGCTCCAACTGCAAAGTCTTATAAGGAGTCGACCATTAACTTCCAGGATGCCAATGGTTGGAAAGTCGCCAGCCCTCAGGATGGAATGCTCCGCGGCAAATGGTGGGAAATCTTTCACGACGAAGAGCTGAATGGATATGAAGAGCAACTCGATGTCAACAACCAGAACATTAAACAGAGTTTTGAGAATTTGATGGCTGCGCGGGCTTTGATTCGCGAAGCTCGCGCCCAATACTGGCCCACAGTCACAGCTGGCGCTTCTTGGAACCGCTCCAAGACTTCAGGAAACCTTACCCACAGCTCTACGGCGAATGCCGGATTTACGAGCAGCACATGGTCCCTTCCACTTGATGTTTCCTGGACTCCCGACTTTTTCGGAAAGATCCGCAATGAGGTTCGCGAAGCCCAAAATGCAGCCCAAGTAAGTGCCGCCGACCTCGAAAATGAGAAGTTGATCGAGCAGGCGACGCTTGCCGAAACTTATTTCCAGCTTCGTGGGCAGGATGCTCTTGAAAAGGTTCTCAACGATACTGTCGAGTCAGACAAGAAAGCTCTCGAACTCAACAAGACACTCTACGAAACAGGAATCAACGACTACCTCTCTGTTGCCGCAGCCGAAAGCACATTGAAAAGTGCTGAATCAGCCGCTTTGAATGTTGGCGTTACCCGTGCTCAATTCGAACATGCGATTGCCACTCTCCTCGGCAAGCCTGCCAGTGATTTTTCCATCGCAGTAAAGCCGCTGCTCATCGTGCCCCCACCCATTCCTACGGGTGTACCTTCGCAGCTATTGGAGCGTCGCCCTGATGTTGCGGCAACAGAACGCACGATTGCTCAAGCCAATGCCACAATCGGCATTGGATACGGAGCTTTCTTCCCAAGTGTTACGCTTTCCGCTGCTGGTGGCTTCGAATCGTCCACCTTTCAGCACTGGTTTGACTGGCCAAGTCGATTCTGGTCCATAGGTCCTTCCTTTTCACAGCTCATTTACGACGGCGGCCTTTATCGCGCAACGCTCCATCAATACCAAGCTACTTACAATGCTGATGTGGCAATTTATCGTCAGACTACGCTCACCGCATTCCAGCAGGTAGAGGACTATCTGGCGGCAACCCGTATTCTCTCGCAGCAGATTATTAAGCAGCATGAAGCCGTCGATGCCGCTCAGACGACCCTTGATCTTGAAACGGAACGGTTTCGAACAGGCATCGATCCGTATATCGACGTCACAACAGCGCAGGTGACTTTACTTTCTGATCAGGAGTCGCTCGTCACGCTCCAGATCCAGGAGGCCGTTGCCTCGATCGAGTTAATCCAGGCCCTCGGAGGCGGTTGGGATGAGTCGCAATTGCCCACGCCAGCTCAGCTATCGGCGAAACCTGCCAAGACTGACTACGAGATTCAACGCTGA
- a CDS encoding ABC transporter permease produces MHEGGSAVAGAPRKRIGQQILLGIQLGICFMVLVCCGLLTRTALNIFRRDPGFDRHNTMTATVDLSRLGYSQERAQVFLTALLDRLRNAPGVASATLTTHLPMGDNGSGNTRNFSVPGYVPNRGEDTVVVTDFDGPDFFRTMGIGLLQGRDFTPADNATSPKVAVINEAMAHQYWPKGNALGSRIVVDKIERQIMGVVPNFAYHSASDTDPSPVVFLPYLQGPSGYGYAILAIRSRTTTAAVADQLRQTVAALDRELPLEEVRTLEEVTDEQYQDSRVVAELLGVYSIASVLVAMMGLYAVMAYSVIERHREFAVRIALGSTRESVVRLVLRGATGVAVLGIVIGGLGSIIAVHLLRSMLFGVASFDPVSYCAAAILLLLTVLVSGLVPARRAASVDPMQALRSE; encoded by the coding sequence CTGCACGAGGGTGGATCAGCCGTTGCCGGCGCTCCGCGCAAGCGGATCGGCCAGCAGATCCTTCTCGGAATTCAGCTGGGCATTTGCTTCATGGTCCTCGTCTGCTGCGGGCTTCTGACCCGAACAGCACTGAACATCTTCCGCCGCGACCCTGGATTCGACCGTCACAATACGATGACGGCCACCGTTGACTTGTCCAGATTGGGTTACAGTCAGGAGCGCGCGCAAGTTTTTTTAACGGCATTGCTCGATCGCCTACGCAATGCGCCCGGAGTTGCGTCCGCCACGCTGACCACACATCTGCCCATGGGCGACAACGGTTCAGGCAATACCCGCAACTTCAGCGTTCCCGGTTATGTTCCCAACAGAGGAGAGGACACGGTAGTGGTAACCGACTTCGATGGGCCGGATTTCTTCCGCACCATGGGAATTGGCCTGCTGCAGGGCCGCGACTTTACGCCTGCCGACAATGCTACCTCGCCTAAAGTGGCAGTGATCAACGAAGCAATGGCACACCAGTATTGGCCAAAAGGCAATGCACTTGGCAGCCGCATTGTTGTGGACAAGATCGAACGGCAAATCATGGGCGTGGTTCCTAATTTCGCATACCACAGCGCCTCTGACACCGATCCCAGCCCAGTGGTTTTTCTGCCGTATCTGCAGGGCCCCTCGGGCTACGGCTACGCGATCCTGGCGATCCGGTCGCGAACTACGACGGCGGCCGTGGCTGATCAACTGCGGCAGACGGTAGCAGCGCTCGACCGCGAATTACCGCTCGAAGAGGTACGGACTCTGGAAGAGGTCACAGACGAACAGTACCAGGACTCTCGCGTCGTTGCTGAGTTGCTCGGAGTGTATTCCATTGCCAGCGTGCTCGTTGCAATGATGGGGCTCTATGCCGTCATGGCCTATTCGGTCATCGAGCGGCATCGTGAGTTCGCGGTCCGTATTGCGTTGGGCTCAACTCGCGAGAGTGTCGTCCGCCTGGTATTGCGTGGAGCCACCGGCGTTGCCGTCCTGGGCATCGTGATCGGCGGCCTTGGCTCTATCATTGCGGTGCACTTGCTGCGTTCCATGCTATTTGGAGTGGCATCATTCGATCCGGTCAGCTATTGTGCAGCCGCCATCTTATTGTTGCTCACGGTGTTGGTATCGGGTCTTGTTCCCGCTCGCCGCGCTGCCTCGGTCGATCCGATGCAGGCTTTGCGGTCGGAGTGA
- a CDS encoding FtsX-like permease family protein, translating into MLAGASALLMILVCINIASLLGQHAARRRREVAIRTALGAVPSRIASQVLVETGILASAGALMGWVASLWLSKALYFILPNFGFPIAFNLRSDIRAEVFVARSQFLSHSPVAWFPCASHCASRSRRHCTRVDQPLPALRASGSASRSFSEFSWAFASWSSSAAGF; encoded by the coding sequence ATGCTGGCAGGTGCATCGGCGTTGCTCATGATACTGGTTTGTATCAACATCGCATCTCTACTGGGCCAGCACGCCGCGAGGAGGAGGCGCGAAGTGGCTATCCGGACGGCACTCGGAGCGGTCCCCTCCCGCATCGCTTCACAGGTACTTGTTGAAACCGGAATTCTGGCCTCCGCTGGAGCGTTAATGGGGTGGGTGGCGAGCTTATGGCTGTCGAAGGCCCTCTATTTCATATTGCCGAATTTTGGCTTTCCAATCGCGTTCAATCTCCGGAGCGATATCCGTGCCGAGGTATTCGTTGCGCGCTCGCAGTTCTTGTCACACTCGCCTGTGGCCTGGTTCCCTTGCGCCAGTCACTGCGCGTCGCGCAGCAGGAGGCACTGCACGAGGGTGGATCAGCCGTTGCCGGCGCTCCGCGCAAGCGGATCGGCCAGCAGATCCTTCTCGGAATTCAGCTGGGCATTTGCTTCATGGTCCTCGTCTGCTGCGGGCTTCTGA
- a CDS encoding ABC transporter permease, which yields MRALKRFFVRIRNFAAGSRGDERLREEMEAHLAMQTEENIRAGMSPIEARREARLKLGAVETVREHYHAEEGLPLMENLLHDIRYALRQLRKSPGFTLTAALTLALGIAALTTVVTWTNAVLFNPWPQVSDVRSLRFIDATVLGNQGYSVHYDQLQYLRRSSQSFGEAAAFSLTNVNLNSENAQPQVINAGTVSSNYFHLLGVKPELGRFFQPDANDRAYGAQDEVVLSDALWRSRFDADPGLVGRTISVNQHLFTVVGIAPSGFLGIFGGIAEAAWLPLSTFGISRPMRRRTRWSIMASRLSSVSVPVCVIQPPQLSCTHLRDPWQRNSTTATPTDGI from the coding sequence ATGAGAGCCCTGAAGCGCTTCTTTGTGCGGATCCGGAATTTCGCGGCCGGGTCCCGTGGCGACGAACGGCTTCGAGAAGAGATGGAAGCGCATCTGGCGATGCAGACTGAAGAGAACATTCGCGCCGGTATGTCGCCGATCGAAGCTCGTCGGGAAGCCAGGCTGAAGCTCGGAGCCGTTGAAACTGTGCGTGAGCATTATCACGCCGAGGAAGGGCTGCCGTTGATGGAAAATCTGCTGCATGACATTCGATACGCCCTGCGCCAATTGCGCAAATCGCCTGGATTTACGCTGACGGCGGCGCTCACGCTGGCGCTGGGCATCGCGGCGCTCACGACAGTCGTGACGTGGACCAACGCGGTGCTTTTCAATCCATGGCCGCAAGTGAGCGATGTACGCTCTTTGCGATTCATCGATGCGACCGTGCTGGGGAATCAAGGCTATTCGGTGCACTATGACCAACTTCAATATTTACGGCGAAGCAGCCAATCCTTCGGTGAAGCAGCGGCGTTTTCCCTCACCAACGTGAACCTGAATTCCGAGAACGCGCAGCCTCAAGTGATTAATGCTGGAACTGTGTCGTCGAACTATTTTCACCTTCTCGGCGTAAAGCCGGAGCTCGGGCGATTTTTCCAGCCGGATGCCAATGATCGCGCGTATGGCGCTCAAGACGAAGTTGTTCTTTCGGATGCACTCTGGCGTAGTCGGTTCGACGCCGATCCTGGACTCGTGGGCCGCACGATCTCTGTCAATCAGCATCTCTTCACTGTCGTTGGCATTGCCCCAAGTGGCTTTCTGGGAATCTTCGGCGGCATCGCCGAGGCCGCATGGCTTCCGCTTTCGACCTTCGGGATCTCTCGTCCGATGCGCAGGCGGACCCGCTGGAGCATTATGGCCTCCAGGCTGTCGTCCGTCTCCGTCCCGGTGTGCGTGATACAGCCGCCGCAGCTGAGCTGCACACACTTGCGCGATCCCTGGCAGCGGAACAGCACAACAGCAACTCCAACGGATGGGATCTGA
- a CDS encoding PadR family transcriptional regulator, producing the protein MKQKKDVQHGTLALMVLKTLEVLGSLHGYGIARRIEQISGELLSVNQGTLYPILLRLEQEGAIASDWGPSENNRRARFYRLTRVGHKLLEAEKRDWEQTTAIIARFFEVKAEDLA; encoded by the coding sequence ATGAAGCAGAAAAAGGATGTTCAGCACGGGACGCTGGCGCTGATGGTGTTGAAGACACTTGAGGTCCTCGGGTCGCTACACGGGTACGGAATTGCGCGCCGAATCGAGCAGATCAGTGGTGAACTGCTCTCCGTCAATCAGGGTACTCTCTACCCGATCCTGCTCAGGCTGGAACAGGAAGGTGCAATCGCATCCGATTGGGGCCCTTCTGAGAACAACCGGCGGGCGCGTTTCTATCGGCTGACGCGCGTGGGCCATAAACTCCTCGAGGCCGAGAAGCGCGACTGGGAGCAGACTACGGCCATCATCGCGCGGTTCTTTGAGGTGAAAGCAGAGGATCTGGCATGA
- a CDS encoding AAA family ATPase, which produces MRRFIITGAPGAGKTAIIRQLELDGFSVVEEAATDVIVAAQAQGTAQPWTHPSFIDAISKLQRDRQIRASSQSGVVQFHDRCVVCTAALAVYLGSSFALSNERAGARQERSNLPKQSLLHSQSWLRRAYRSPANQL; this is translated from the coding sequence ATGAGAAGGTTCATCATCACCGGCGCGCCTGGTGCAGGGAAGACAGCGATCATCCGTCAGTTGGAACTCGACGGTTTCAGCGTTGTCGAAGAAGCCGCCACTGACGTTATCGTCGCTGCGCAAGCTCAAGGAACGGCTCAACCCTGGACGCATCCCTCGTTCATTGATGCAATCTCTAAACTGCAAAGAGATCGTCAGATTCGAGCGTCTTCTCAGTCAGGCGTAGTTCAGTTTCACGACCGTTGCGTCGTGTGTACCGCCGCGTTGGCCGTCTACCTCGGATCCTCTTTCGCCCTTTCTAACGAGCGAGCTGGAGCGCGTCAGGAAAGAAGCAATCTACCAAAACAGAGTCTTCTTCATTCGCAATCTTGGCTTCGTCGCGCCTACAGAAGTCCGGCGAATCAGCTTTGA
- a CDS encoding ECF-type sigma factor, translating into MFFSLETAASNHDNLATDALFSTLYSELHRLAKRELARQWKPLSLSVTTLLHEAYLDIASRDELSFPDNARFIGYAARVMRGLIIDHTRNRKATKRGGEFEITSLEIDVAAVSSDTKELTMISDAMDQLAEIEPELAEIVDLKFFCGFSFGEIAAIKKLSERTVQRKWEKARIYLHQGVSQQLSF; encoded by the coding sequence ATGTTTTTTTCGCTCGAGACCGCTGCCAGCAACCATGACAATTTAGCAACCGACGCACTGTTCAGTACCTTGTACTCAGAACTGCACAGGCTGGCAAAACGGGAGTTGGCCAGGCAATGGAAGCCTTTGAGTCTAAGCGTCACCACGCTCTTACATGAAGCCTACTTAGATATTGCGTCGCGCGACGAACTCTCGTTTCCCGACAACGCCCGCTTCATAGGATACGCGGCACGGGTAATGCGCGGACTGATTATTGATCACACGCGGAATCGTAAAGCGACGAAACGCGGGGGTGAATTCGAAATTACATCGCTCGAAATCGATGTGGCAGCAGTGTCTTCAGACACAAAGGAGCTGACCATGATCAGCGATGCGATGGACCAGCTTGCCGAGATTGAACCGGAACTTGCTGAAATAGTCGACCTGAAATTCTTTTGTGGATTTTCGTTTGGCGAGATTGCGGCAATAAAGAAGTTGTCCGAGCGGACAGTTCAAAGAAAGTGGGAAAAGGCGCGCATCTACCTCCATCAAGGCGTCAGTCAACAACTTTCGTTCTGA
- a CDS encoding serine/threonine-protein kinase, with product MLSADEWHALSPHLDKALGLNDEERSIWLTRLRAREPAIARQLETLLCEHQILTEKSFLERRSVALPRGAAAAGETVGTYKLLSQIGRGGMSSVWLAKRVDGRFERHVVVKFLHIALMGKVGEERFKREGRILGLLTHANIAELIDAGVSQNGQPFLVLEYVDGDHIDRYCDEHKLNIHLRIRLFLDVLAAVALAHANLIVHRDLKPSNVLVRNDGQVKLLDFGIAKLLESEEQVGQATQLTVEGGRAMTPEYAAPEQLNDQGVTTATDVYALGVLLFRLLTGHHPTGTSPSTPAELIKAIVDTEPMRLSDAATMRRPDNETPITNAEKRSATPDKLSRSLRGDLDTIVAKALKKEPKERYASVTAFAEDLRRYLRSQPINARPDTLVYRITKFVRRNRTVVVLAMLAVVASMAGVIGTLIQSRTARAERDFAFGQLSRAEAVNDLNEILLSDAAPSGKPFTVNDLLMRAEHIAERQENKHDPQRVEMLISLGRQYNVLDEQAKSRHLLSEAYELSRQLTDRSIRARASCALASAVALTGEHVRAEKLVEEGLNELGQELRFAPDQMFCLIRGTEVARERGDSREAVTRVEAAQKVQKRLPFESGLVNSQLLMDMAESYRYAGRYEEANAAFARASAQLTALGRDETQTAVTLLNNWGTLLVLAGRPRDSEIVLWRAIEISRDGQTEDAVAPMLLVNYARSLHELHQFDKAADYAERGYAKAKESGAEVVVGQSLLLRALIYTDRKDLGRATAMLNEVEPRLRRGLPPGHIAFATLASNRALIAQARGDLSAALEDSNEAVAISEAAMKAGHLGGDYLPIFLARRSDVELQLGHLDQAEADATRGLSMLQASAQVGMFSSTLGHTYFTLGKVLQAEGKSQEAHIAFRSAAEHLQSALGPDHVDTRSALQLAESGSLQPMSFR from the coding sequence ATGCTAAGTGCGGATGAATGGCATGCCCTAAGTCCTCACCTGGACAAGGCCCTGGGATTGAACGATGAAGAGCGGTCGATTTGGCTGACGAGGCTACGCGCTCGGGAGCCGGCCATTGCACGCCAGCTTGAAACGCTTCTCTGCGAGCATCAGATCCTGACGGAAAAGAGCTTTTTAGAAAGACGTTCTGTTGCATTGCCGCGCGGGGCGGCTGCAGCCGGCGAAACTGTTGGCACTTACAAATTGTTGTCACAGATCGGTCGAGGCGGCATGAGCAGCGTTTGGCTCGCGAAGCGTGTAGACGGCCGATTCGAGCGGCACGTTGTGGTCAAGTTCCTCCATATCGCACTCATGGGAAAGGTTGGCGAGGAGCGATTTAAACGTGAGGGGCGAATCCTCGGGCTGCTCACGCATGCCAACATCGCTGAATTGATCGATGCCGGCGTTTCGCAGAATGGGCAACCGTTCTTGGTTCTTGAATATGTTGACGGGGATCACATCGATCGCTATTGCGATGAGCATAAGCTCAACATTCATCTGCGCATCCGGTTGTTTCTCGACGTCCTGGCTGCCGTAGCGCTAGCGCACGCCAACCTGATCGTACATCGAGATCTCAAGCCCTCGAACGTGTTGGTGAGAAACGACGGACAGGTGAAGCTGCTTGATTTCGGCATTGCCAAGCTGTTGGAAAGTGAAGAGCAGGTAGGGCAGGCAACACAGCTTACCGTCGAAGGCGGGCGAGCCATGACGCCGGAATACGCAGCGCCCGAACAACTGAATGATCAAGGTGTTACAACAGCGACGGATGTTTATGCGCTGGGTGTGTTGCTTTTTCGATTGCTGACGGGGCATCATCCAACCGGCACAAGCCCTTCAACACCCGCTGAACTGATCAAGGCTATCGTCGATACCGAACCTATGCGTCTCTCAGACGCCGCGACGATGAGGCGGCCTGACAACGAGACTCCCATCACGAATGCCGAGAAGCGTTCCGCCACACCAGACAAACTGAGTCGCTCGTTGCGCGGAGATCTAGACACCATTGTTGCGAAAGCGCTGAAGAAAGAGCCCAAAGAGCGCTATGCCTCGGTTACCGCCTTCGCTGAAGATTTGCGCCGATACTTACGAAGCCAGCCGATCAACGCGCGACCCGACACTCTTGTCTATCGGATTACCAAGTTCGTACGTCGGAATCGCACCGTGGTAGTTCTGGCGATGCTGGCGGTTGTAGCCTCGATGGCCGGCGTAATTGGAACCTTGATTCAGAGCCGCACTGCGCGCGCTGAACGCGACTTTGCGTTTGGGCAATTGTCACGCGCGGAAGCAGTCAACGATCTGAACGAGATTCTTCTTTCCGATGCGGCTCCTTCGGGCAAGCCTTTCACGGTGAACGACCTCCTCATGCGCGCGGAGCACATTGCTGAACGCCAGGAAAATAAGCATGATCCACAACGCGTAGAGATGCTCATTTCTCTGGGCCGTCAATATAACGTGCTGGACGAACAGGCAAAGTCGCGTCATCTATTGAGTGAGGCATACGAGCTTTCCCGTCAGTTGACCGATCGCTCCATCCGTGCGCGAGCTTCCTGTGCGCTTGCGAGTGCCGTTGCCTTGACCGGTGAGCATGTCCGCGCGGAAAAGCTGGTCGAAGAGGGGCTTAATGAACTGGGTCAGGAATTACGGTTTGCTCCCGATCAGATGTTCTGCCTCATACGGGGAACCGAAGTCGCACGAGAGCGTGGCGATTCGCGTGAGGCAGTCACGCGCGTGGAGGCAGCTCAGAAGGTGCAGAAACGACTACCGTTTGAGTCTGGCCTCGTAAATTCGCAACTCCTTATGGACATGGCTGAGTCATACCGTTACGCAGGCCGATACGAAGAAGCGAACGCTGCTTTTGCACGTGCGTCAGCGCAACTCACTGCGTTGGGACGCGACGAGACTCAGACTGCCGTAACGCTTCTAAACAACTGGGGCACTTTGTTAGTTTTGGCTGGGCGCCCGCGAGACAGCGAGATCGTTCTCTGGCGCGCGATCGAGATCAGTCGCGATGGCCAGACCGAAGATGCAGTGGCCCCGATGCTTCTTGTCAACTACGCGCGCTCGCTGCATGAATTGCATCAATTCGACAAGGCTGCCGATTACGCCGAGCGTGGTTACGCAAAGGCGAAAGAATCGGGAGCCGAAGTAGTCGTCGGCCAATCGTTGTTACTGCGTGCGCTGATTTATACCGACCGGAAGGATCTGGGACGTGCAACGGCGATGCTGAACGAGGTAGAGCCGAGGTTGCGGCGAGGTCTTCCTCCTGGACATATTGCCTTCGCCACTCTCGCATCGAATCGGGCACTCATTGCTCAGGCTCGCGGCGATTTGTCAGCGGCACTTGAAGACTCCAATGAAGCGGTGGCCATTTCAGAGGCAGCGATGAAAGCAGGCCATCTGGGCGGCGATTATCTGCCCATCTTCCTGGCTCGTCGATCCGATGTTGAACTGCAACTGGGCCATCTCGACCAGGCCGAAGCAGATGCGACTCGGGGATTGAGCATGTTGCAGGCTTCCGCCCAGGTAGGAATGTTTTCGAGCACGCTGGGACACACATATTTTACGCTGGGGAAAGTTCTGCAGGCAGAGGGCAAATCTCAAGAAGCTCACATTGCATTTCGTTCTGCGGCGGAACATCTGCAAAGTGCCCTTGGTCCCGATCATGTCGACACGCGCAGTGCTTTACAACTGGCAGAGTCCGGATCGCTACAACCGATGAGTTTCCGTTGA
- a CDS encoding LacI family DNA-binding transcriptional regulator translates to MRKAISLKEIARLAHVSHPTVSRALKNSPLVSQSTKDLIHKIAAQHGYQPNRNARSLVTQRSNSIGCVVTDIADPFISEVISAVEQVAAQHDYSIILTIAGGDPEREMRAVRSLVERAIDGVLVIASTAGGASSPYFSEREIPIVLINNHHPGNFVHSIGVANFEGARLITEHLLELGHIRIGYIGNQFGGESDKDRVRGYRAAFRRARAAYSSEFVIHTESSLIGGYRGMQHLLELPTRPTAVFCYDDITALGAYRAIHTAGLRVSKDISVAGFDDLFFSSHLQPSLTTIRQPMREMGERAMRLLLELVAPSQNGKGPKKSQIVIPGELMIRESTSAPS, encoded by the coding sequence ATGCGGAAGGCGATCTCACTCAAAGAAATTGCGCGGCTGGCTCATGTCTCTCATCCAACGGTGTCGCGTGCCCTCAAAAACAGCCCACTGGTCAGCCAAAGCACCAAAGACCTGATTCATAAGATCGCTGCCCAACATGGATACCAGCCGAACAGGAACGCACGCAGTCTGGTTACACAACGATCGAATTCGATTGGTTGCGTCGTAACAGATATTGCAGATCCCTTTATCAGCGAGGTCATCAGTGCTGTGGAACAGGTTGCGGCACAGCATGACTACTCGATCATCCTGACAATTGCCGGAGGCGACCCGGAACGAGAAATGAGAGCTGTCCGTTCCCTCGTGGAGAGGGCCATCGATGGCGTTCTGGTCATCGCATCAACCGCTGGCGGAGCATCGTCTCCTTATTTCTCGGAGAGGGAGATACCGATTGTGCTTATCAACAATCACCATCCCGGTAACTTCGTGCACTCCATCGGCGTGGCCAATTTTGAGGGGGCACGGCTGATTACAGAGCATCTGCTTGAGCTGGGCCATATACGGATTGGATATATCGGCAACCAATTCGGTGGAGAGTCGGATAAAGACCGCGTTCGCGGTTATCGGGCCGCGTTCAGGAGGGCGCGAGCCGCGTATTCTTCTGAGTTCGTGATTCACACGGAAAGCTCGCTTATCGGAGGCTACAGGGGCATGCAGCATCTATTGGAACTGCCGACCCGTCCAACCGCAGTTTTTTGCTATGACGATATCACGGCTCTTGGAGCGTATCGGGCGATCCACACCGCCGGGCTTCGGGTCTCCAAAGATATTTCGGTTGCTGGTTTCGACGATCTGTTTTTTTCCTCGCATCTGCAGCCATCATTGACCACGATCAGACAACCGATGCGCGAAATGGGCGAACGCGCGATGCGATTGCTTCTTGAACTCGTGGCTCCTTCTCAGAACGGAAAAGGCCCGAAGAAGTCTCAAATTGTAATTCCAGGCGAATTAATGATCAGGGAGTCGACGTCGGCTCCGTCGTGA
- a CDS encoding rhodanese-like domain-containing protein, whose protein sequence is MAIILAAVCAFGLLLVLWVKRRKDRQEMEQHSITPELLHTLLTSHQDLLLFDVRLPLDLLADSEIIPGAMRLSPKEILENPSLIPKDKDTVVYCTCPSDKTSRNILHRALAMGFLRVKFLKGGVEGWKAMGYPVEPYQESFHLDTGT, encoded by the coding sequence ATGGCCATTATTCTCGCCGCTGTTTGCGCTTTCGGGTTGTTGCTCGTTCTTTGGGTCAAACGCCGGAAAGACCGGCAGGAGATGGAGCAGCACTCCATCACTCCGGAACTCCTGCATACGTTGTTGACTTCACATCAAGATTTGCTTCTCTTTGATGTTCGTCTTCCGCTCGACCTCTTAGCTGATTCCGAGATCATTCCTGGCGCAATGCGGCTTTCACCAAAAGAAATCCTTGAGAATCCCTCGCTCATCCCGAAAGACAAAGACACGGTCGTTTACTGTACGTGCCCGAGTGATAAAACCAGTCGCAACATCCTGCATCGAGCTCTAGCGATGGGCTTTTTACGGGTCAAGTTCCTCAAAGGTGGCGTAGAGGGGTGGAAAGCAATGGGTTATCCTGTCGAGCCATACCAGGAATCTTTTCATCTGGACACAGGCACGTAA